A single region of the Anomaloglossus baeobatrachus isolate aAnoBae1 chromosome 2, aAnoBae1.hap1, whole genome shotgun sequence genome encodes:
- the NRIP1 gene encoding nuclear receptor-interacting protein 1 produces the protein MTHGEELSSEMQQDPIVLTYLEGLLMHQAAGGSITAVDKLSSRVKADDNFNISGNVFTNCKNNAPVHNSSSQSSGMLHLKKARLLQSSEDWHAAKRRRLSDSINGNGKNESLLAGMVENVPKGKQDSTLLASLLQSFSSRLQSVALSQQIKQSLKDQGFSLSQQGNLDEKDNQCYGLASNHLKTLLNKSRSKDNTVDGNLTGVAKSSVQEKFVEPSLSAQSSTKVVGEPISCAARLQAVANMVEKRSSPTASPKPSVACSQLALLLSSEAHLQQYSREHALKAQSASQLASERLAAMARLKESSEKDLGQIHLSSNVPANLNTQARTVTNGLTNAGNISPFPNTLCVPNSPLKTVGYKNQLERTHGKPSPNNSLLLHLLKSQNGASVGKKLSQNGKYSAFEGSATPTTTDDCSDNNPSFTEEESSDDESTHSNCVPIDLSFKTRPDQPKMLHSAASIENLTESLLHNWDPKVNEMEISKENKDLSIDSTLKPYQKVTLLQLLLGHKTEDVPSAIEDLQTQQKATDLSKFNFSAPAPLSESPRIHNTSPLNALSLHSSSKADSPMNLTHQPFPVKPPFNSFVNNIQPERVMNPASTHLIELTRNKGLQPTVPLANENTAQNSSFSASKLLQNLAQCGMPSPAPNEQGQSKPMGLANPKSLGLIERLNSPLVTNQLRTYEEGRGFSSPSTPVDSTFPGSEIENLLERRTVLQLLLATPNNKCKNEKVQKAIIKEEVNIDRTERPPSEQIVGFRVKKEPEDNRAADQEASAPSPLAASLHKMARPAPEDVRSPHSSPQDFSLSKNGLLSRLLRQNHDGYDTGDLEVNNKHPESKQIDSKISCIVPKKRKMHHNDSVESQVKMAKINSPEAANLQFCTSPSPCEVPFLHEDTFNLAKTDYDNKNLPGHNSFNGNKNLSWSRESKGFNVLKQLLLSENCVRDSQHRNNMPVDELLRGNRSNLTGNSEFMLPSLNMFMGKHSHQNNLGQMSFQYPSPLKNSPHSSPDILRNNPPRTDSGHMNMCPPPSDKGPIKWVIADMEKNDFGKDSPRLTKTNPILYYMLQKGAHTAASQDLRDRTSWTESLLGQAAEMTFKRESAHSRGANRIAFNKPPNVVNNSLYNSNSSKYGLLDMLTIKKEPE, from the coding sequence ATGACTCATGGAGAAGAGCTTAGCTCTGAAATGCAACAGGATCCCATTGTTTTAACGTATCTAGAAGGATTACTAATGCATCAGGCAGCAGGCGGTTCTATAACAGCGGTTGACAAACTCTCAAGCCGTGTAAAAGCCGATGACAACTTCAACATTTCTGGGAATGTCTTTACGAACTGTAAGAATAATGCCCCAGTGCACAACAGTAGTAGTCAGTCATCTGGCATGTTGCATCTCAAGAAGGCTAGACTTCTGCAGTCTTCAGAGGACTGGCATGCTGCAAAGAGAAGGCGTTTATCTGATTCGATCAATGGAAATGGCAAAAATGAATCTCTCTTAGCTGGAATGGTTGAAAATGTTCCAAAAGGGAAACAAGATAGCACGTTACTGGCTTCTTTGCTGCAGTCATTTAGCTCCAGGCTGCAAAGTGTTGCACTGTCTCAACAGATTAAACAAAGTCTTAAAGACCAAGGATTTTCACTTAGCCAGCAGGGAAACCTGGATGAAAAGGATAACCAGTGCTATGGCTTGGCTTCAAATCACCTAAAGACTCTCTTAAACAAAAGCAGATCAAAAGATAACACAGTGGACGGTAACCTGACCGGTGTGGCTAAAAGTTCAGTTCAGGAAAAGTTTGTTGAACCTTCTCTTTCAGCACAAAGTAGCACTAAAGTGGTTGGTGAGCCAATTTCTTGTGCTGCAAGACTTCAAGCTGTTGCTAACATGGTGGAGAAAAGGTCAAGTCCCACCGCTTCGCCTAAACCAAGTGTGGCCTGTAGTCAGCTTGCTCTCCTGCTTTCCAGTGAAGCACACTTGCAGCAGTACTCTAGGGAACATGCCCTTAAAGCACAGAGCGCAAGTCAGTTAGCAAGTGAAAGGCTGGCAGCAATGGCGAGATTGAAGGAGAGTTCGGAGAAAGATCTTGGCCAAATTCACTTGTCATCAAATGTGCCAGCTAATCTCAATACTCAAGCAAGGACAGTAACCAATGGTTTAACTAATGCAGGCAATATTTCTCCTTTTCCAAACACGCTTTGTGTTCCAAATTCTCCTCTGAAAACAGTTGGGTATAAGAATCAGTTGGAAAGGACCCATGGAAAGCCATCGCCCAACAACAGTTTACTTTTGCACCTTCTGAAAAGCCAAAATGGGGCAAGTGTTGGAAAAAAACTTTCACAAAATGGAAAATATTCTGCGTTTGAAGGAAGTGCTACACCTACAACTACAGATGATTGTTCCGATAATAATCCTAGCTTTACCGAAGAAGAAAGCAGTGATGATGAAAGCACCCACTCCAACTGCGTCCCTATAGATTTGTCTTTTAAGACTAGACCAGACCAGCCGAAGATGTTacactctgcagcctctattgaaaATTTAACTGAATCGTTGCTTCACAACTGGGATCCAAAAGTCAATGAAATGGAAATCAGCAAAGAAAATAAAGACCTATCCATCGACTCTACACTAAAACCATATCAGAAAGTAACACTTTTACAACTTTTGCTTGGACATAAAACTGAAGATGTCCCATCAGCAATTGAAGATCTCCAGACCCAACAGAAAGCTACAGATTTGTCAAAGTTCAATTTCTCAGCACCTGCTCCTCTCTCAGAAAGCCCAAGAATACACAATACCTCTCCATTAAATGCACTTTCTTTGCACTCTTCTTCAAAAGCGGATTCTCCGATGAACCTAACTCACCAGCCATTTCCAGTCAAACCTCCGTTCAACTCATTCGTAAACAACATCCAACCAGAAAGGGTCATGAACCCTGCATCTACTCATTTGATAGAGCTTACCAGAAACAAAGGACTTCAACCAACTGTCCCACTAGCCAATGAAAATACAGCACAAAATTCATCTTTCAGTGCCAGCAAGTTGTTACAGAATTTAGCTCAATGTGGCATGCCATCTCCTGCTCCAAATGAACAGGGGCAATCAAAACCAATGGGTCTGGCAAATCCAAAATCTTTAGGGTTAATTGAAAGACTGAACAGTCCGCTTGTTACAAATCAACTACGGACCTACGAAGAAGGTAGAGGATTTAGTAGTCCGTCAACTCCAGTGGATTCCACGTTCCCTGGCTCTGAGATTGAAAACCTTCTAGAACGACGCACTGTGCTTCAACTGCTGCTAGCCACACCTAACAacaagtgcaaaaatgaaaaagtTCAGAAAGCAATCATAAAGGAAGAAGTTAACATAGACAGGACTGAAAGGCCTCCTAGTGAACAAATTGTGGGTTTCAGAGTTAAAAAAGAACCGGAGGATAACAGGGCTGCTGATCAAGAGGCAAGTGCTCCAAGCCCCTTAGCCGCCTCGTTGCACAAAATGGCAAGACCGGCTCCAGAGGATGTCCGATCTCCACACTCTTCGCCACAGGACTTTTCACTTTCAAAAAATGGCCTTTTAAGTCGTTTGCTACGTCAGAACCATGACGGATATGATACCGGTGATCTGGAGGTCAATAATAAACATCCTGAATCCAAGCAGATAGATTCAAAAATATCTTGTATTGTGCCTAAAAAAAGGAAAATGCACCACAATGACTCTGTAGAAAGCCAAGTAAAAATGGCAAAAATTAATTCGCCAGAGGCTGCTAATTTGCAGTTCTGCACTTCACCATCTCCATGTGAGGTTCCTTTTCTTCACGAGGACACGTTCAATCTTGCAAAGACTGATTATGATAACAAGAACCTTCCGGGTCACAATTCATTCAACGGAAATAAAAACTTGAGTTGGTCAAGAGAGAGTAAAGGTTTTAATGTGCTGAAGCAGCTGTTGCTTTCCGAAAATTGTGTCAGGGACTCTCAGCATAGGAACAATATGCCAGTTGATGAACTTCTAAGAGGAAACAGAAGTAACTTGACAGGAAACTCCGAATTTATGCTTCCTTCTCTAAATATGTTTATGGGAAAGCATTCTCACCAAAATAATTTAGGTCAAATGTCATTTCAATATCCATCTCCTTTAAAGAACTCTCCTCATTCTTCCccagatattttaagaaataaccCTCCGCGAACTGATTCCGGACATATGAATATGTGCCCTCCCCCCAGCGATAAAGGTCCCATTAAATGGGTAATCGCAGACATGGAAAAAAATGACTTTGGGAAAGATTCTCCTAGACTGACAAAAACCAATCCAATATTGTACTACATGCTACAAAAGGGGGCGCATACGGCTGCTAGTCAGGACTTACGAGATCGAACCAGCTGGACTGAGtcactgttgggacaagcggcagaGATGACGTTTAAAAGAGAATCTGCCCATAGTAGAGGCGCAAACAGGATTGCGTTCAACAAACCGCCCAACGTTGTAAATAACTCTTTGTATAATTCCAATAGCAGTAAATATGGGCTTCTCGATATGCTAACAATAAAAAAGGAGCCTGaataa